In Nematostella vectensis chromosome 11, jaNemVect1.1, whole genome shotgun sequence, a genomic segment contains:
- the LOC5518477 gene encoding tachykinin-like peptides receptor 86C: MENYTAPNCTDSTPTTSYNFLLPILFAVVVATGVTGNTLVICVVRRRRSMHTTTNYLLLNVACCDIITLIWCPRLYDFLLENTHPAGRSGDWICKFFTHNAIMQISVLTSIFTLTIVSVERYHALVKPMQVGRRLTEDTVWYAVIASWTASLILTVPSFVAIKFDETRKACTGPFDFHTQENLSYMVIIFTVSGILPFLILFFCYFQIIRGLYFTRTICSETTGSRGSLKSKKAITKLLLSITTSFYVCYFSFGVALLYFKRKPKEEIAEKGEKYETFLKPFLFLLFFHSALNPILYVLQSSNFRQGFKQICCGKRNDVMQVTEASTAIPQKSQLQMRSKAVN, encoded by the coding sequence ATGGAAAACTACACGGCACCGAACTGCACCGATAGCACACCAACTACATCTTACAATTTCTTACTACCTATTCTCTTCGCAGTAGTGGTAGCCACTGGAGTAACAGGGAACACTTTGGTAATATGTGTCGTGAGAAGAAGAAGGTCGATGCACACGACGACAAACTATCTTCTACTGAACGTTGCGTGTTGCGACATTATCACATTAATCTGGTGTCCTAGATTGTACGACTTCTTACTGGAAAACACACATCCCGCGGGAAGAAGCGGGGATTGGATCTGCAAGTTTTTCACGCACAATGCCATAATGCAAATATCGGTTTTGACCTCTATCTTCACACTTACTATTGTATCTGTTGAACGATATCACGCTTTGGTAAAGCCCATGCAAGTCGGCAGAAGACTAACGGAGGATACCGTTTGGTATGCCGTTATTGCCTCATGGACTGCAAGTTTAATCCTAACAGTTCCTAGCTTCGTGGCTATTAAGTTTGACGAGACACGAAAAGCGTGTACAGGACCTTTTGATTTTCATACTCAGGAGAATTTGTCATACATGGTCATTATATTTACGGTTAGCGGTATTCTACCATTTCTTATATTATTCTTCTGTTACTTCCAAATCATCAGAGGACTTTACTTTACAAGAACTATTTGCTCAGAGACAACTGGCTCTAGAGGAAGCCTCAAATCAAAGAAAGCCATAACAAAACTACTTCTCAGTATTACCACTTCATTTTACGTGTGTTATTTCTCATTTGGAGTTGCCTTACTTTACTTTAAGAGAAAACCCAAGGAGGAAATTGCGGAAAAAGGGGAGAAATACGAAACATTTCTAAAaccatttttatttcttttgtttttccattCAGCTCTAAACCCGATTTTGTACGTGCTGCAGAGCTCGAATTTTCGTCAGGGATTTAAACAGATTTGCTGTGGGAAGAGGAACGATGTGATGCAAGTGACCGAGGCATCTACGGCAATTCCACAAAAATCACAACTTCAGATGCGTTCTAAAGCAGTTAATTAA